The following coding sequences lie in one Leptotrichia hongkongensis genomic window:
- a CDS encoding energy-coupling factor ABC transporter ATP-binding protein, whose protein sequence is MLRLENITFSYDEETEALKDVTLNIEKGKKTLFLGENGSGKSTLFLIMNGLLKAQKGNIYFEEKKIEHKKKNLEELRKKVGIIFQDPEIQIFAPLVFQEVAYGPENLGYSKEEVEKNVNRAMEEINITDLKDRPCHHLSYGQKKRVSIAAITAMEPELLILDEPTAWLDSKNTKRVSEILDNFSKAGKTMVVSTHDTDFAYEFADYIYVLEKGRIVRQGSRDEVFEDFEFLKKLNLNIPNVLKIKSYLKYKNLDENDYYKFLEEKNLL, encoded by the coding sequence ATGCTTAGACTTGAAAATATAACTTTTTCATACGACGAAGAAACAGAGGCTCTAAAAGATGTGACTTTGAATATTGAAAAAGGGAAAAAAACATTATTTCTTGGGGAAAATGGCTCAGGAAAATCAACATTATTTTTAATAATGAATGGACTTTTGAAAGCACAAAAGGGAAATATTTATTTTGAAGAGAAAAAAATAGAACATAAAAAGAAAAATCTGGAAGAATTGAGAAAAAAAGTCGGAATAATTTTTCAGGATCCTGAAATACAGATTTTTGCCCCTTTAGTATTTCAGGAAGTAGCTTATGGACCTGAAAATCTTGGATATTCTAAAGAGGAAGTAGAAAAAAATGTAAACAGGGCAATGGAAGAAATCAATATAACAGATTTAAAAGATAGACCTTGTCATCATCTGAGCTATGGACAGAAAAAAAGGGTCTCAATAGCTGCAATTACGGCAATGGAGCCAGAACTTCTTATTCTAGATGAGCCAACTGCATGGCTTGATTCTAAAAATACAAAAAGAGTATCAGAAATTCTAGATAATTTTTCCAAAGCAGGAAAAACAATGGTGGTATCAACTCACGATACAGATTTTGCCTATGAATTTGCTGACTATATCTATGTCCTTGAAAAAGGGAGAATTGTACGGCAAGGGAGCAGGGACGAGGTTTTTGAGGATTTTGAATTTTTGAAGAAATTAAATTTGAATATTCCAAATGTACTGAAAATAAAAAGTTATCTCAAGTATAAAAATCTTGATGAAAATGATTATTATAAATTTTTGGAGGAAAAAAACTTGCTATGA
- the mvk gene encoding mevalonate kinase, whose amino-acid sequence MKKGIGKSHSKIILIGEHSVVYGYPAIAIPLKKIEIECVVEEAKTSFFYNKTDTLSVAVFTALRHLKKENAKIKYKVVSQIPPKRGMGSSAAVSIAAIRAVFDYFEENLDDELLEKLVHTAEIVAHKTPSGLDAKTCLSNKAIKFIKNKGFSYIDLNLDAYLVIADTGIYGNTGEAIQNVKNLGSKADISLKKLGKLTDEITKILTKNIESKEEKVDKIGKIMTKANTELGNLNITIEKTDLFVKTAIENGASGAKISGGGLGGCVIALAKNLEIVEKIKDELLKCGAENIWVEKI is encoded by the coding sequence ATGAAAAAAGGTATTGGGAAATCACATAGTAAAATCATATTAATTGGAGAACATTCTGTCGTTTATGGTTATCCTGCCATTGCTATTCCACTAAAAAAGATTGAAATTGAATGTGTAGTCGAAGAAGCAAAAACTAGCTTTTTTTATAACAAGACAGACACTCTTTCAGTTGCAGTTTTTACTGCATTAAGACATTTAAAAAAAGAAAATGCAAAAATAAAATACAAAGTAGTTTCCCAAATTCCACCCAAACGTGGTATGGGCTCTTCAGCTGCAGTCAGTATTGCCGCAATCAGGGCAGTATTTGACTATTTTGAGGAAAATCTGGATGATGAATTACTGGAAAAACTAGTTCATACGGCGGAAATTGTGGCTCATAAAACTCCGAGCGGGCTAGATGCAAAAACATGCCTAAGCAATAAAGCTATAAAATTCATAAAAAATAAGGGATTTTCTTACATTGACTTAAATCTTGATGCATATCTTGTAATTGCAGATACAGGCATTTATGGAAATACTGGTGAGGCAATTCAGAATGTGAAAAATTTAGGAAGTAAAGCCGATATTTCTTTAAAGAAACTAGGTAAGTTGACAGATGAAATAACTAAAATCTTAACTAAAAATATTGAATCCAAAGAAGAAAAAGTTGATAAAATAGGAAAAATTATGACAAAAGCAAATACAGAACTCGGAAACTTGAATATAACCATTGAAAAAACAGACTTATTTGTAAAAACAGCAATCGAAAATGGAGCAAGTGGGGCAAAAATTTCTGGTGGAGGATTAGGAGGCTGTGTAATCGCACTTGCTAAGAATCTGGAAATTGTAGAAAAAATAAAAGATGAATTGCTAAAATGTGGAGCAGAGAATATTTGGGTGGAGAAAATTTAA
- a CDS encoding cobyrinate a,c-diamide synthase has product MKKILISGAMSGGGKTTVSSILMSAFENVAPFKVGPDYIDPGYHELFTGNKSRNLDAFMFDESTLRHIFETGAKGSNIAIVEGVMGLYDGIGHEKDNFSTAHVSRILDIPVILVVNAKGISTSIAAEVLGFKLFDKNVKIKGIILNNVSSEKLYLNLKEAVERFTGIECVGYLPKNEKLSVESRHLGLKQAFELKGSKELEEKKQLFKEIAQNCLDLEKIYEIAEEFETKSSMDSFEPIKDLKNKYKGKRVGVAKDGAFSFYYESNLELMRFSGLEIVEFSPVKDEKIPENLDMIYLGGGYPELYWKELSENVSMKESIKQAYENGVKIYGECGGFIYLTNKLNLLDGNSGDFCGLIDVEISMKNRLNIGRFGYINIKAENGICTKGHEFHYSEISVDNEKEKFYKIEKNDGRNWVCGYRKNSLLAGYPHISFYSNIEFFKYLIEKL; this is encoded by the coding sequence ATGAAAAAAATACTTATATCGGGAGCAATGAGTGGTGGTGGAAAGACTACAGTAAGCAGCATATTGATGTCAGCTTTTGAAAATGTGGCACCTTTTAAAGTTGGTCCAGACTACATCGACCCTGGTTATCATGAGTTGTTCACGGGAAATAAATCTCGTAATTTAGATGCTTTTATGTTTGATGAAAGTACGTTAAGGCATATATTTGAAACAGGAGCGAAAGGAAGCAATATCGCTATAGTTGAGGGAGTTATGGGGCTTTATGATGGAATTGGGCATGAAAAGGATAATTTTAGTACAGCTCATGTATCAAGAATACTTGATATACCAGTAATTCTTGTAGTTAACGCAAAAGGAATCTCCACAAGCATAGCTGCCGAAGTTTTGGGTTTCAAGCTGTTTGATAAAAATGTTAAAATAAAGGGCATTATTTTAAATAATGTTTCTTCTGAAAAACTATACTTGAACTTGAAGGAAGCGGTAGAAAGATTTACGGGGATAGAATGCGTAGGATATTTGCCGAAAAATGAGAAATTATCGGTGGAAAGCAGACATCTGGGATTAAAACAGGCTTTTGAATTGAAAGGTTCAAAAGAGCTTGAGGAAAAGAAACAGCTGTTTAAGGAAATTGCACAAAATTGCTTAGATTTAGAAAAAATTTACGAAATAGCAGAAGAATTTGAAACAAAAAGCAGTATGGACAGTTTTGAGCCAATAAAGGACTTAAAGAATAAATATAAAGGAAAACGTGTTGGAGTTGCTAAAGATGGTGCATTTTCATTTTACTATGAGTCAAATCTGGAACTGATGAGATTTTCAGGATTAGAAATAGTAGAATTTAGCCCTGTAAAAGACGAAAAAATACCAGAAAATCTTGATATGATTTATCTTGGCGGAGGTTATCCTGAACTTTACTGGAAAGAATTGTCTGAAAATGTATCTATGAAGGAAAGTATAAAGCAGGCTTATGAAAATGGAGTAAAAATCTACGGAGAATGTGGCGGATTTATCTACTTAACAAATAAACTGAATTTGCTAGATGGAAATAGTGGAGATTTCTGTGGACTGATAGATGTGGAAATTTCTATGAAAAATAGGCTGAATATCGGAAGATTTGGATATATAAATATAAAAGCCGAAAATGGAATTTGTACAAAAGGACACGAATTTCATTATTCAGAAATTTCTGTAGATAATGAAAAAGAAAAATTTTATAAAATAGAAAAAAATGATGGAAGAAATTGGGTTTGCGGATATAGAAAAAATAGTCTTCTAGCAGGATACCCGCATATTTCGTTTTATTCAAATATAGAGTTTTTTAAATACTTGATAGAAAAGCTGTAG
- the mvaD gene encoding diphosphomevalonate decarboxylase has protein sequence MVKVKSYANIAIVKYWGKKDAEKMIPSTSSISLTLNDMFTETEMEFINDEDIKIAVEKEIKNRNCEDKFGDMTDLFYLNGELQDSVHTEKISKVVDLFRENRSQKVKISTTNNMPTAAGLSSSSSGLSAVIKACNELFGKNYTQSELAQISKFGSGSSSRSFFGPIAAWDKDTGEIYEVRTDLKLAMIVLVLNENKKKISSRNGMELCAKTSTYFDEWIKQSEIDFVNMKKYLAENNFEKVGILTEENALRMHKTTETANPPFTYFNEKTYEAMDFVKKLRNNGEKCYFTMDAGPNVKVLCLEEDLEKLAEIFEEKYKIIVSRTVKL, from the coding sequence ATGGTAAAAGTCAAATCTTATGCTAATATTGCGATTGTAAAATATTGGGGAAAAAAAGATGCAGAAAAAATGATACCTTCCACAAGCAGCATCTCTCTCACCCTTAATGATATGTTTACAGAAACAGAGATGGAATTTATAAATGATGAAGATATTAAAATTGCAGTTGAAAAAGAAATAAAAAATAGAAATTGTGAAGATAAATTTGGGGATATGACAGATTTGTTTTATTTGAATGGAGAGTTACAGGATAGTGTACATACAGAAAAGATTAGCAAAGTTGTGGATTTGTTTAGGGAAAATAGAAGTCAGAAGGTAAAAATTTCTACAACCAATAATATGCCAACAGCTGCCGGACTTTCTTCCAGTTCGAGCGGTTTATCGGCTGTAATAAAGGCTTGTAATGAACTTTTTGGAAAAAACTATACACAATCTGAACTTGCACAAATTTCAAAATTTGGTTCAGGATCTTCTTCGAGAAGCTTTTTTGGACCTATTGCTGCTTGGGACAAGGATACTGGAGAAATTTATGAGGTAAGGACAGATTTAAAACTGGCGATGATTGTGCTGGTGCTGAATGAAAATAAAAAGAAAATTTCAAGCCGAAATGGAATGGAGCTTTGTGCAAAAACTTCAACATATTTTGATGAGTGGATAAAACAATCGGAAATTGACTTTGTAAATATGAAAAAATATCTTGCTGAAAATAATTTTGAAAAAGTTGGAATTTTGACAGAAGAGAATGCTCTTAGAATGCATAAAACAACTGAAACTGCAAATCCTCCGTTTACATATTTTAATGAAAAAACTTATGAAGCAATGGATTTTGTAAAAAAATTGAGAAATAATGGAGAAAAATGTTATTTTACAATGGATGCGGGGCCTAATGTGAAGGTACTTTGTCTAGAAGAGGATTTGGAAAAATTAGCAGAAATTTTTGAAGAAAAGTATAAGATTATTGTGAGCAGGACTGTGAAATTATAA
- the pncB gene encoding nicotinate phosphoribosyltransferase has translation MEKFFKFLNSDRYQYTESEIYLKNNMQNEIATFDVFLRTKKENDYAVVYGISDVLELIEILNETSYEDKKKYLSKIFDNSDFIEYIANMKFTGTIKGVRDGEIVFSNEPILTITAPLIQGKILETPILNILHFQTLVATVTSKIVLAAEGRGVLSFGTRRTAGFDAAMTMTKASYVAGCISHSNLAAEYLYDLKSTGTMTHGFIQTFGMGESAEYKAFDAFIKMYRNKNQALIMLIDTYDTLESGIISAVKAFKDNGIDDEYEGMYGIRIDSGNLEKLSKECRKILDKSGLYKAKIVLTSGLDDKKIGNLIKNQAEVDVFGVGDAIALPEREISTVYKMSKINQNDVMKISNESGKTSLPGNKELYRVYENQNFYDVVALEEEKLENIENIQKITINYIENGKKIEKNYELLDLKKAKEYYESNLIYLKKIYSEKLKTRRVKLSEKLEKLKDRLLRIKTK, from the coding sequence ATGGAAAAATTTTTTAAATTTTTAAATTCAGACAGATATCAGTACACAGAAAGTGAGATTTATTTAAAAAATAATATGCAAAATGAAATTGCAACTTTTGATGTATTTTTGCGTACAAAAAAAGAAAATGACTATGCTGTAGTATATGGGATATCTGATGTTCTTGAGCTTATTGAAATACTTAACGAAACTTCTTATGAGGATAAAAAGAAATATTTGTCAAAAATATTTGATAATTCTGATTTTATCGAATATATTGCGAATATGAAATTTACAGGTACGATAAAAGGGGTACGAGATGGAGAAATTGTATTTTCAAATGAGCCAATACTAACGATTACTGCTCCACTTATACAAGGGAAAATCCTTGAAACGCCTATTTTGAATATTCTTCATTTTCAGACACTTGTGGCAACAGTCACGTCTAAAATTGTGCTAGCGGCTGAAGGAAGGGGAGTACTTTCATTTGGAACAAGAAGAACAGCTGGATTTGATGCAGCGATGACAATGACAAAAGCTAGCTATGTAGCTGGCTGCATATCTCACTCAAACCTTGCGGCAGAATATCTTTATGACTTGAAAAGTACAGGAACGATGACACATGGCTTTATCCAGACTTTTGGAATGGGAGAAAGTGCTGAATACAAGGCTTTTGACGCTTTTATAAAAATGTATAGGAACAAAAATCAGGCTCTTATAATGCTAATTGATACTTATGACACTCTTGAGAGTGGAATAATTAGTGCTGTAAAGGCATTTAAAGATAATGGCATAGATGATGAATACGAAGGAATGTATGGAATAAGGATAGATTCAGGAAATTTGGAAAAATTGTCGAAAGAATGTAGGAAAATACTGGATAAAAGTGGACTTTACAAAGCGAAAATTGTATTAACGAGTGGACTTGACGATAAAAAAATAGGAAATCTAATAAAAAATCAGGCAGAAGTTGATGTATTTGGAGTAGGAGATGCCATAGCATTGCCAGAAAGAGAAATAAGCACAGTCTATAAAATGTCTAAAATTAATCAAAATGACGTAATGAAAATTTCTAATGAAAGTGGAAAAACATCATTGCCAGGAAATAAGGAATTATATAGAGTTTATGAAAATCAGAATTTTTATGATGTTGTAGCATTAGAAGAAGAAAAATTGGAAAATATAGAGAATATACAAAAAATAACGATAAATTATATTGAAAATGGTAAAAAAATAGAAAAAAATTATGAGCTTTTAGATTTAAAAAAGGCAAAGGAATATTATGAAAGCAATTTGATTTACTTAAAAAAAATTTATAGCGAAAAGCTGAAAACTAGAAGAGTAAAATTATCAGAAAAATTAGAAAAATTGAAAGACAGGCTATTAAGAATAAAGACAAAATAA
- the cobM gene encoding precorrin-4 C(11)-methyltransferase: MKKVYFIGAGPGDPELITVKGQKIVKEADVIIYAGSLVPKEVIDCHKDGAEIYNSASMNLDEVMEVTIKAQKKGKLVARVHTGDPSIYGAIREQMDILDEYGIEYEVIPGVSSFVAAAAAIKKEFTLPDVSQTIICTRLEGRTSVPEAESLESLASHKCSMAIFLSVQMIDEVVKRLLKHYDKTTPIAIVQRATWEDQKIVMGTLENIAELVKKEKITKTAQILVGNFMGNEYSKSKLYDKAFSHEFRKGIKE, encoded by the coding sequence ATGAAAAAAGTATACTTCATAGGAGCAGGACCGGGAGATCCTGAATTGATTACAGTAAAAGGGCAAAAAATTGTAAAGGAAGCAGATGTAATAATTTATGCAGGGTCATTGGTTCCAAAAGAGGTTATTGATTGCCATAAGGATGGAGCTGAAATTTATAATTCTGCTTCAATGAACTTGGATGAAGTGATGGAAGTTACTATAAAGGCACAGAAAAAAGGGAAGCTGGTAGCAAGAGTTCATACTGGGGATCCGAGCATTTATGGTGCAATAAGGGAACAAATGGATATTCTGGATGAATATGGAATTGAATATGAAGTAATTCCGGGAGTAAGTTCATTTGTGGCTGCTGCTGCTGCAATAAAAAAAGAATTTACTTTGCCAGATGTGAGTCAGACAATAATTTGTACAAGACTGGAAGGAAGAACATCTGTTCCTGAAGCAGAAAGTCTTGAAAGCCTTGCTTCACATAAATGTTCGATGGCAATATTCCTATCTGTGCAAATGATTGATGAAGTTGTAAAAAGATTATTAAAGCATTATGATAAAACAACGCCAATTGCAATTGTTCAAAGAGCAACTTGGGAAGATCAGAAAATTGTTATGGGAACATTAGAAAACATTGCCGAACTTGTGAAAAAGGAAAAAATTACAAAAACGGCACAAATTCTTGTAGGAAACTTTATGGGGAACGAATATTCTAAGTCTAAACTTTACGATAAGGCATTTTCACATGAGTTTAGGAAAGGAATTAAGGAATAA
- the cobI gene encoding precorrin-2 C(20)-methyltransferase, translating into MASKLGKFYGIGVGVGDPENITVKAAKRLHEVDVIVLPEAKSGEGSTAFNIVKEYVKPEVEQLFLEFPMIRDVEARKVFRKNNADVISAELEKGKNVAFLTIGDPMTYSTYTYVLEHISDDVEVETIAGITSFNSIAARLNIPLMVGDEDLKIVSVSRKTDVHKEIENNENLVLMKISRDFERIKRAIIETGNKENIVIVSNCGKENEEIITDIENVESVHYFSTLILKKQGIDEWKRFLKA; encoded by the coding sequence ATGGCTAGTAAATTAGGTAAATTCTATGGAATAGGAGTAGGAGTAGGAGATCCTGAAAATATAACAGTTAAAGCAGCAAAAAGACTGCATGAAGTAGATGTGATAGTACTGCCTGAGGCAAAAAGCGGAGAAGGGAGTACAGCCTTTAATATTGTAAAAGAATATGTAAAACCAGAAGTAGAGCAGCTATTTTTGGAGTTTCCAATGATAAGGGATGTGGAAGCGAGAAAAGTTTTTAGAAAAAATAATGCGGATGTAATAAGTGCTGAATTGGAAAAAGGTAAAAATGTAGCATTTTTAACAATAGGTGATCCGATGACTTATAGTACTTATACTTATGTATTGGAACATATTTCAGATGATGTGGAAGTTGAAACTATCGCTGGAATAACTTCGTTTAATAGTATTGCGGCAAGACTTAATATACCGCTTATGGTTGGAGATGAAGATTTAAAAATAGTGTCTGTCAGCAGAAAAACTGATGTTCATAAAGAAATTGAAAATAACGAAAATCTAGTGTTAATGAAAATAAGCCGAGATTTTGAGAGAATAAAAAGAGCGATTATTGAAACAGGAAATAAAGAAAATATAGTTATTGTTTCAAACTGTGGGAAAGAAAATGAAGAAATTATTACAGATATTGAAAATGTTGAAAGTGTACATTATTTTTCTACATTGATTCTTAAAAAACAGGGAATAGATGAATGGAAAAGATTTCTAAAAGCGTAA
- the cbiD gene encoding cobalt-precorrin-5B (C(1))-methyltransferase CbiD gives MENYVYFNGRKLRYGYTTGSSATAATKAALLLLLGKAEKVEEVEIDVPAGKKIKIKIKSFEKTEDYATATVIKDGGDDPDATHGLEIISKVSFREDDKINIFGGKGVGKVTKIGLPVEVGKSAINPTPMKMLTGIVKELLPSGKGVDVEISVPLGEEAAKKTMNGKLGIIGGISILGTMGIVRPMSEESWKASLAIELKQNLTYFNTKTAIFLFGNRGKMFLKKEFPEKAEEGVVISNFVGYMFDKACEFEVKKIYFIGELGKFVKVAGGIFHTHSRVSDAKMEILAANALLVGEKLENVYKILESNTTEEASGYIEKKEVFNLLAEKAKQKCEEHCRKNGWNLEVETLILSAEKEVIGQSKHFFDNF, from the coding sequence ATGGAAAATTATGTATATTTTAACGGTAGAAAACTGCGATATGGCTATACCACAGGAAGTTCGGCAACAGCAGCGACTAAGGCGGCACTGTTACTTTTACTAGGAAAAGCTGAAAAAGTCGAAGAAGTTGAAATAGATGTTCCAGCAGGTAAAAAGATAAAAATTAAGATTAAGTCTTTTGAAAAGACAGAGGATTATGCAACAGCAACTGTCATAAAAGATGGGGGAGATGACCCTGATGCAACACACGGTCTAGAAATCATATCAAAAGTAAGTTTTAGAGAAGATGATAAAATCAATATTTTTGGAGGAAAAGGAGTCGGAAAAGTCACAAAAATCGGACTTCCTGTCGAAGTTGGAAAATCAGCAATAAATCCAACGCCAATGAAAATGCTGACTGGTATTGTGAAGGAACTTCTTCCGTCTGGAAAAGGAGTAGACGTTGAAATTAGCGTGCCTCTGGGTGAAGAAGCTGCCAAAAAAACAATGAATGGGAAATTAGGAATTATTGGCGGAATTTCTATTCTTGGAACAATGGGAATTGTACGTCCGATGTCTGAAGAGTCATGGAAGGCTTCCCTTGCAATAGAGCTGAAGCAAAATTTAACATATTTTAATACAAAAACAGCGATATTTCTTTTTGGAAATAGAGGAAAAATGTTTTTGAAAAAGGAATTTCCAGAAAAAGCTGAAGAAGGTGTTGTAATCAGTAATTTTGTGGGATATATGTTTGACAAGGCATGTGAATTTGAAGTTAAGAAAATTTATTTTATTGGAGAATTAGGAAAATTTGTAAAAGTGGCAGGAGGAATTTTTCATACACACAGTCGAGTTTCTGATGCAAAAATGGAAATTTTGGCTGCAAACGCATTGTTAGTGGGTGAAAAGCTGGAAAATGTCTATAAAATTCTGGAATCGAATACAACTGAAGAGGCTTCTGGGTACATTGAAAAAAAAGAAGTCTTTAACTTGCTAGCTGAAAAAGCAAAACAAAAATGTGAGGAACATTGCAGAAAAAATGGATGGAATCTAGAAGTAGAAACATTGATTTTATCAGCTGAAAAAGAAGTTATAGGGCAAAGTAAGCACTTTTTTGATAATTTTTAA
- a CDS encoding ATP-binding protein — protein MIRIDRKEYLDFLVKSKDRQIIKVVSGVRRCGKSTLFEIYKDFLLENGVEKNQIISINFEDMDYEELTDYKKLYEYIKSKMIGDKKNYIFLDEIQHVDKFEKVVDSLFIKENTDLYITGSNAYFMSSELATLLSGRYIELKMLPLSFKEYYQAKLEYEKLEQKENRTLKTLIQYYNEYIVNSSFPYTLQLDSDLKNIHEYLSGIYNSVLLKDIVARLKISDVMRLESVVKYIFDNIGNLTSLSKIGNTLTSMGRKTDVKTIEKYIRGLTDSLLVHEVSRYNIKGKEFLSTLSKYYVTDLGLRQMILGNRNIDMGHILENVIYLELLRRKDNVYVGQFDKNEIDFVVINSNEIEYYQVALTVLDENTLKRELDAFKNIKDNYPKYLITLDDVMVNTDYDGIKVVNALEWLLGEYLVR, from the coding sequence ATGATAAGGATAGATAGAAAAGAATATTTAGATTTTTTAGTAAAATCAAAAGACAGACAAATAATAAAGGTTGTGTCTGGTGTAAGAAGATGTGGGAAATCGACTCTTTTTGAGATATATAAAGATTTTCTGCTTGAAAATGGAGTTGAAAAAAATCAGATTATATCTATAAATTTTGAAGATATGGATTATGAAGAGCTTACAGATTATAAAAAACTTTACGAATATATAAAATCTAAAATGATTGGAGATAAAAAAAATTACATATTTTTAGATGAAATTCAGCATGTGGATAAATTTGAAAAAGTTGTAGACAGCCTTTTTATAAAAGAAAATACAGATTTATACATAACAGGCTCTAATGCCTATTTTATGTCAAGCGAGCTGGCAACCCTTTTAAGTGGGCGTTATATAGAACTGAAAATGCTACCTTTATCCTTTAAGGAGTATTATCAGGCTAAATTAGAGTATGAAAAACTGGAGCAAAAGGAAAATAGGACGTTAAAAACACTTATACAATATTATAATGAATATATAGTAAACAGTTCATTTCCTTATACTTTACAGTTAGACAGTGATTTGAAAAATATACATGAATATTTAAGTGGGATATATAACTCTGTACTCTTAAAGGATATAGTTGCAAGATTGAAAATTTCAGATGTGATGAGACTTGAAAGTGTTGTTAAATATATATTTGATAATATCGGTAATTTGACTTCGCTTTCAAAAATAGGGAATACTTTAACTTCAATGGGAAGAAAAACAGATGTAAAAACTATTGAAAAATATATTAGAGGGCTTACTGACAGTTTACTTGTGCATGAAGTTAGCAGATATAATATAAAAGGAAAAGAATTTCTATCTACATTATCAAAATATTATGTTACAGATTTAGGGCTTAGACAGATGATTTTAGGTAATAGAAATATAGATATGGGGCATATACTGGAAAATGTAATTTATCTTGAACTGCTTAGAAGAAAAGACAATGTATATGTTGGGCAGTTTGATAAAAATGAAATTGATTTTGTTGTTATTAATTCAAATGAAATTGAGTATTATCAGGTTGCTTTGACTGTCTTAGATGAAAATACTTTAAAAAGGGAATTGGATGCCTTTAAAAATATTAAGGATAATTATCCAAAGTATCTTATAACTTTAGATGATGTAATGGTAAATACTGACTATGACGGAATAAAGGTTGTAAATGCTTTGGAGTGGTTGTTGGGAGAATATCTAGTAAGATAA
- a CDS encoding CbiQ family ECF transporter T component, giving the protein MLIDKVSYTNPIKNINPGVKFILSMTTLVFLLYTGSKIVFVFNFILFNLLLLFVVKVKIGDLLKLNFIPALFILTTVISLLFIKADIWTFLLRSFSSIAVVYFLICSTPIIDLDYIFAKLKFPKIFREMFLLIYRYIFLLFENKEKLHNAQEVRLGYSSFKNGMKSFPMLVVAILKKTYYYNLNSIKAVESRMGKEFIFSHRKYKKIGFEIIFVIIIVIINLYLVVKYNA; this is encoded by the coding sequence ATGCTAATAGATAAAGTATCTTACACAAATCCCATAAAAAATATAAACCCCGGAGTAAAGTTTATATTGTCAATGACGACATTAGTATTTTTACTTTATACTGGAAGTAAAATAGTATTTGTTTTTAATTTTATACTGTTTAATTTACTTCTTTTGTTTGTCGTAAAAGTGAAAATAGGTGACTTGTTAAAGCTGAACTTTATTCCGGCTTTATTTATTTTGACAACTGTAATTTCCTTGCTGTTTATAAAAGCGGATATATGGACATTTTTGCTACGTTCATTTTCCTCGATAGCTGTAGTTTATTTCCTTATTTGTTCTACTCCAATTATAGATTTGGACTATATATTTGCAAAGCTGAAATTTCCTAAAATATTTAGGGAAATGTTTTTATTAATTTATAGATATATATTTTTATTATTTGAAAATAAGGAAAAATTACATAATGCACAGGAAGTAAGGCTAGGATATAGCAGTTTTAAAAATGGGATGAAGTCATTTCCGATGTTAGTAGTTGCTATACTAAAAAAAACATACTACTATAATCTGAATTCTATAAAGGCTGTGGAATCAAGAATGGGAAAGGAGTTTATTTTTTCTCATAGAAAATATAAAAAAATTGGGTTTGAAATAATATTCGTAATAATAATAGTTATAATAAATTTATATTTGGTGGTAAAATACAATGCTTAG
- a CDS encoding precorrin-8X methylmutase: MSYIKDPKSIEVRSFEMITEGLAGKADHFSEEEQLIVKRLIHTTGDFDYVNIVEFHNNPIESAKEALESGNCKIYCDTNMIVNGLNKNGLKKFGAEAYCLVADPDVAREAKERGITRSMVGLERALKDSQTKIFVIGNAPTALFTLLEKMEKEGENVPKLIVGVPVGFVGCPESKAELSKYNVPFIRTNGTKGGSTVAVGVMHGILYQMYERDKYFNN, from the coding sequence ATGTCATATATTAAAGATCCAAAATCGATTGAGGTAAGGAGTTTTGAGATGATTACAGAAGGGTTGGCTGGGAAAGCAGACCATTTTAGTGAAGAAGAGCAATTAATCGTAAAAAGATTGATTCATACAACTGGAGATTTTGATTATGTGAACATTGTTGAATTTCATAATAATCCAATTGAATCAGCAAAGGAAGCGTTAGAATCTGGAAATTGCAAAATTTATTGTGATACAAACATGATTGTTAATGGATTGAATAAAAATGGTCTGAAAAAATTTGGAGCAGAGGCATATTGTCTAGTGGCAGATCCAGATGTGGCTAGAGAAGCGAAGGAAAGAGGAATTACACGTTCGATGGTTGGATTGGAAAGAGCGTTAAAAGATTCGCAAACAAAAATTTTTGTAATCGGAAATGCTCCAACAGCATTGTTTACATTACTTGAAAAAATGGAAAAAGAAGGGGAAAATGTACCGAAATTGATAGTTGGAGTTCCAGTTGGATTTGTGGGATGTCCTGAATCTAAAGCAGAACTTTCAAAATATAATGTTCCGTTTATACGAACAAATGGAACAAAAGGTGGAAGTACAGTTGCAGTTGGTGTAATGCACGGAATCCTTTATCAAATGTATGAAAGAGATAAATATTTTAATAATTAA